The genomic segment CTCTTCCTGACGCGGGCCGGGCTTCTCCCGCCGTGATCCCGTACGAAAAGCTTCCCGCGGTGAACGCGGCGTTGAACGGCCTCTGCGCGGTGCTGCTCCTGATCGGATTCGGCTTCATCCGGCGGCGGAACGTCGCCGCGCACCGGCGCACCATGAAGACGGCGTTCGTCGTCTCGGTGATCTTTCTCGCGAGCTATCTCACGTACCACGCGCACGCCGGCGTTCATCGCTACCCGGGCCGCGGGCTCGAGAGGACGCTCTACCTCGGGATCCTCGCGACCCACACCGTGCTCGCCGCCGCCGTCGTCCCGCTCGTTCTCCGCACTCTGTATCTCGCGACGCGGAGCCGGTTCGTCGAGC from the Thermoanaerobaculia bacterium genome contains:
- a CDS encoding DUF420 domain-containing protein; the encoded protein is MIPYEKLPAVNAALNGLCAVLLLIGFGFIRRRNVAAHRRTMKTAFVVSVIFLASYLTYHAHAGVHRYPGRGLERTLYLGILATHTVLAAAVVPLVLRTLYLATRSRFVEHRRIARWTLPIWFYVSVTGVVVYLMLYRIAR